In the genome of Vicia villosa cultivar HV-30 ecotype Madison, WI linkage group LG7, Vvil1.0, whole genome shotgun sequence, one region contains:
- the LOC131620236 gene encoding uncharacterized protein LOC131620236 codes for MDNNVTVNQGATRRTHTYTFHREGMVQLGQLGELVTGHNETVFSDNYGNILSLLYSRVDEWALSTLLQFYDPDIRCFTFSDYQLAPTLEEYSYLLDIKIQHRVPFVCVPEKPRLDYIANALYLSLGDVHDNWKKNGDTHGFYMSFLVEKAQEFADKGIWEAFNAILAALIYGIVMFPNIHKFVDLAAICLFMDKNPIPTLLANTYYSIHSRHGKRGAIRGCLPLLYKWFKSHLPASGPFVTSTQKWSQRIMGLTANDIVWYQFRTGISEVIIRCGNFGNVPLIGTRGCINYNPVLALRQLGYTMKSGPSDREIYQSVYFEKGDDPIALEEIRKAWNNIHIGERSTLGAKNAIAMEPYTNWVKERVKTLLLPFPEVPLLYAQPPKISETMVSRERFDQVRVANLRLKEKDREMDLKRYFLKQTKNELARELKTLKGESSQARKRVRTEKEGKAVVAPTEDPQKVIEKAIKEEKEKLRRESPPDLLDGISIALYIETLLFVFEPTRLRELL; via the exons ATGGATAACAACGTGACCGTCAATCAAGGAGCTACAAGGCGCACACACACTTATACTTTCCATCGCGAGGGTATGGTTCAATTGGGGCAATTGGGTGAATTGGTCACTGGTCATAATGAAACAGTGTTCAGTGACAACTATGGCAACATATTATCTCTTCTGTACTCGCGTGTTGACGAATGGGCCTTatctactcttcttcagttctacGACCCAGATATCCGTTGTTTCACATTTTCAGATTATCAGCTAGCTCCCACTCTCGAAGAGTACTCTTACCTCCTcgacatcaagattcaacacagagTGCCTTTTGTTTGCGTCCCGGAGAAACCTAGGTTGGATTacattgccaacgctctttatttgagcttggGAGATGTTCATGATAACTGGAAGAAGAATGGTGATACTCATGGCTTCTACATGAGTTTCTTGGTTGAAAAAGCTCAAGAATTTGCTGACAAAGGAATATGGGAGGCTTTCAATGCTATTTTGGCCGCTCTGATCTATGGAATTGTGATGTTTCCcaacattcacaagttcgttgattTGGCTGCTATATGTCTATTTATGGACAAGAATCCAATACCCACCCTATTGGCTAACACATATTATTCCATTCACTCTCGGCATGGTAAAAGAGGGGCTATTCGGGGTTGCTTGCCACTGTTATATAAATGGTTCAAATCTCACTTGCCTGCTAGTGGTCCGTTTGTTACCTCTACTCAGAAATGGTCTCAGAGAATCATGGGACTCACTGCAAACGACATCGTATGGTATCAATTCCGAACAGGCATATCTGAAGTCATTATTAGGTGCGGAAACTTTGGTAACGTCCCGCTCATTGGGACAAGAGGATGTATTAACTACAACCCAGTTCTAGCTCTTCGTCAGTTGGGCTATACCATGAAGAGTGGGCCTTCGGATAGGGAGATTTACCAATCCGTATACTTTGAAAAGGGAGATGACCCTATAGCGCTTGAGGAAATCAGGAAGGCCTGGAATAACATTCATATAGGTGAGAGATCCACTCTGGGAGCCAAGAATGCCATTGCCATGGAGCCCTACACCAATTGGGTTAAGGAAAGAGTCAAGACACTTTTGTTACCATTCCCGGAAGTTCCTCTCTTGTATGCACAACCTCCGAAGATATCAGAAACTATGGTATCAAGGGAACGTTTTGACCAGGTCCGCGTCGCCAATTTGAGACtgaaagagaaagatagagaaatGGATTTGAAGCGCTATTTCCTTAAACAGACAAAGAATGAACTTGCCCGTGAACTTAAAACTCTCAAAGGAGAGTCTTCTCAAGCCAGGAAGAGGGTTAGAACTGAAAAGGAAGGAAAAGCTGTTGTTGCTCCTACTGAAGACCCTCAAAAGGTTATAGAAAAGGCTataaaggaagaaaaagagaagCTCAGACGCGA ATCACCACCAGATTTGTTGGATGGGATctctattgctctttatattgaaACATTGTTATTTGTGTTTGAACCTACTCGCCTTAGGGAGCTATTATGA